From the genome of Salvelinus alpinus chromosome 19, SLU_Salpinus.1, whole genome shotgun sequence, one region includes:
- the LOC139545023 gene encoding uncharacterized protein, whose protein sequence is MSDEGKLFVGGLSFDTTEQSLAEAFSKYGNISKCDVIMDRETGRPRGFGFVKYDNPEDAKDAMDAMNGQSLDGRTIRVNEAGQGGGGGRGGGGGYRGSRGGGGYGGGGGYGGGERSYGGGGGGRSYGGEDRGYGGGGGGGGGYRSGGGRGGYSSGGGYRDNQ, encoded by the coding sequence ATGTCCGACGAAGGAAAACTTTTCGTCGGTGGCCTGAGCTTCGACACCACAGAGCAATCTCTTGCAGAAGCGTTCTCAAAGTATGGAAATATCTCTAAATGTGATGTCATCATGGACAGAGAAACAGGAAGGCCTCGTGGATTCGGCTTCGTGAAGTACGACAATCCCGAGGATGCGAAGGACGCTATGGATGCAATGAACGGCCAGTCTCTCGACGGCAGAACCATCCGTGTGAACGAGGCAGGCCAGGGCGGTGGTGGAGGTCGTGGAGGTGGCGGTGGATACAGAGGTTCCCGAGGTGGTGGTGGATACGGCGGTGGAGGTGGATATGGTGGAGGCGAGAGGAGTTACGGTGGTGGCGGAGGAGGCCGCAGCTATGGCGGAGAAGACCGAGGAtacggaggtggtggtggtggtggtggtggatacAGGAGCGGTGGAGGCCGAGGCGGGTACTCCTCTGGTGGCGGATACAGGGACAATCAATAG
- the LOC139545021 gene encoding replication factor C subunit 5-like, translating into MASIGKIPLQSRNLPWVEKYRPQTLDDLISHKDILSTIQKFISEDRLPHLLFYGPPGTGKTSTVLASAKQLYKEKEFNAMVLELNASDDRGIDVVRGPILSFASTRTIFKKGFKLVILDEADAMTRDAQNALRRVIEKYTENTRFCLICNYLSKIIPALQSRCTRFRFGPLSQDQMIPRLEFVIQQESIDVTPDGMKAIVTLSSGDMRRSLNILQSTSMAYGKVTEDNVYTCTGHPLRSDIANILDWSLNKDFTSAYNQILQLKTLKGLALHDILTEVHLLIHRVDFPPAIRMGLLIKLADIEYRLASGTSEKIQLSSMVAAFQAVRDIVVNEAA; encoded by the exons ATGGCATCGATTGGCAAGATACCGTTGCAGTCAAGAAATTTGCCGTG ggtTGAGAAATACAGGCCACAGACCCTAGATGACTTGATTTCTCACAAGGACATATTAAGCACCA TCCAGAAATTTATCAGTGAGGACAGGCTGCCGCATCTCTTGTTCTATGGACCCCCAGGCACAGGGAAAACATCTACTGTTCTAGCCTCTGCCAAGCAGCTCTACAAGGAGAAGGAGTTCAACGCTATGGTCCTGGAG CTTAATGCGTCAGACGACAGAGGTATCGATGTTGTACGAGGACCCATCCTGAGTTTTGCCAGCACCAGGACCATATTCAA GAAGGGTTTCAAGTTGGTGATACTGGACGAGGCTGATGCCATGACCCGGGATGCCCAGAATGCATTGCGGCGAG TCATTGAGAagtacacagagaacaccaggttCTGTTTGATTTGTAACTACCTGTCTAAGATCATCCCAGCCCTGCAGTCTCGCTGCACCAGGTTCCGCTTCGGACCCCTGTCTCAGGACCAGATGATACCCAGGCTGGAGTTTGTTATCCAGCAGGAGAG CATTGATGTAACTCCAGATGGAATGAAAGCTATTGTGACCCTATCATCAGGAGACATGAGAAGATCCCTCAACATACTGCAG AGCACCAGCATGGCGTATGGGAAGGTCACCGAGGATAATGTGTACACCTGCACTGGTCACCCACTACGATCCGATATCGCCAACATCCTGGACTGGTCCCTAAACAAGGACTTCACTTCCGCTTACAACC AGATTCTCCAGCTGAAGACGCTGAAAGGCCTAGCCCTGCATGACATCCTGACTGAAGTCCACCTACTGATCCACAGAG TGGACTTCCCTCCTGCCATTCGGATGGGCTTGCTTATCAAGTTGGCAGACATTGA gtACCGGCTGGCCTCTGGAACTAGTGAGAAGATCCAATTGAGTTCGATGGTGGCGGCTTTCCAGGCAGTGAGAGACATCGTGGTCAATGAGGCCGCCTAG